DNA sequence from the Vicia villosa cultivar HV-30 ecotype Madison, WI linkage group LG3, Vvil1.0, whole genome shotgun sequence genome:
aaaagaaactaaaacctgatggaactattgataaatacaaggctcgtctcgtagccaagggttttagacaaagagaaaatgtagatttcttCGACACCTACTCTCCAGTCACtagaattacatccattaggTTACTTATCTCAATTGCTGCTATTTATAATTtgatagtacaccaaatggatgtaaaaacagCTTTTTTAAacggtgacttagaagaagaaatctatatggaacaaccggaaggttttgtgatccatggacaagaAAACAACGGTTGTAAGTTAGATAAgtccttgtatggattaaaacaagctcctaagcaatggcatgaaaagtttaataacttaatgatatcgaatGGGTACAAAGTGAATAAAAGAGACAAATGTGTTTATTACAAATCTGAGAATCACATTTGCAATATCATATGTCTATACATAGACAAtctactcatatttggatcaaacattcacgtcgttaatgctatgaaatcattgttgtgcaacaactttgatatgaaagacctcGGAGAAGCGATGTGATTCTTGGCATCAAGATCACAAAATCCGAACGAGGAATTTCTTTAGATCAATCACATTACGTGGAAAAGATCTTAAAGAAgtataattattttgaatttaaaccaTCGAGCACACCATATGATCCAAGCATCATTGGCAGTCTTAGGTATGCCACTGATTGTACTAGACCAGACATTGCATATGTCGTAGGATTGTTGTGTAGGCTTACGAGTAGACCGAGTAATGAGCATTGGCGAGCTATTGAGCGAGTTATGTGGTACCTTAAAAAGACAATGAACCTCGGTCTAGATTATCAGAGATTTCCTGCAgtacttgaaggatacagtgatgcagattggaataccttatcagatgattccaaagctactagtggctatgtattcaacatagccggaggagctgtatcttggaaatcaaagaaacagactATCCTGGTTCAATCCACGATGGAGTCTGAAATGATAGCATtagcaaatgctagtgaagaagcaagttggttaagatgtttgctagctgagattcctcggtgggaaaaacctatgccagctgtgttgatccactgtgatagtaccgcggctattgcaaaaatagagaaccgttattataatgTTAAAAGACGTCAAATTAGAAGAAAGCACAGCACTATTAGAGactgtatctctaaaggagctgtgagagtggatcatgtacgcactgataaaaatttagcagatcctttgacgaaaggattagctagagagaaagtctaTAATACATCATATAAGATTAGACTATTGCCTATAGGAATGTGAGTCtctcatgatggtaacccgacctaaatgattggagatcccaagaaataggttcaatgggtaataacaagttgtgagtgaTATGAGACGATCATGCTAAACtaaataaaagaagcatgaatcctgaagtgataagaggatgagatgatagaaactcttaatgagatctatactctATATGAGGGGGTACCTAGGCTACAtgagtactcttgatagactcacctatgtgattgtggaactgaggccggttcctatggaatttcgaggcaatattcctagagccttcactaaactgGGATACACGTGCATGGCCATTAAAAGCACGGGCAattaagaatacaccttaagaaaatgTTATGTGCGGgtctgatgtctgagatagagttcaagacaatagtgtcactcttgttgaatcgaAATCTTACTTGCTACTCAAAagttcaagtcgtagacacctttgcttattcacaatcttagaaacgtttAACGTACTTCTAAAATTCaccttttaaattcaagtgggggattgttggaatacTTGGAATGATGATAATTTGGAGGAGGAGTTGGAATgatttattgacattaaatgagcaataaatgagcacaagtaagagctaatatggagatgaatttgaaaagattcattttaagtcccacattggagggaacacaaatattagtagtgtatatatattccaacttgaACAATTGTTGTTGGGCCCAAGGGCACCTACAATTTTGTAAAGGAGCGAGGACACACCAAAATGCAATCATGACACACACGCGTGCGCGCCGCCACCGCCGTCCGGCCAGCCGGCTCGGTCCGGTCTGGTctaaatgaattaattttttagGACCCGAATTAGTGaaaattaattttcattaattaattaattaattcagtgaaaattaaatactattttctAAATAGTAGGaaactaattaatatttaatattaatcaatTACGAATTGGTGACGTGTCCTAAGACCAAGTCTTAATCTAAATTTTGACTAGGTTTGTCTGTCCTCCAAGAGTCATTCGTGACTTGTTGACCAAGTGCATAACGGCTACCTTGACTGGGCCGGTTTCACTCTCCCACTAAATTTTCGCCCACGATTTGGTTCACTAAGTTGGAtctttctttgcctataaatatattGCCTTCATTCATTTTTTCGGCACTCCAGAATTCACAATCGAATTTTCTCCTCTCTCCCTTATTCTACTTCATCTTACAAAATATTCTTTTCTGTTTTCAACTGGATTTATTCCAGATACTGCGACTTGTTCTTAAACCATCTTTGAAGGTGTATCAATTAGACCGATTCATCACACGTGCAAGTGTGAATCATATTTCTTGAAACGAGTTGTTTTATCCTGGAAGCGTCGTGGGTATTTAAGAGTTGCTTTGTATAAATTTgacagtaccgcgaaacgtcttaaagaaagcataCTGATCCGCGACTCAGCCGATAATTTCCTCTGTGACATTATTTTCATAAACCGAAAAACAACAACCATTAGCCTGATAATTTATATGTTAATtattatatagtttatatattaatagttgatagttgaaatattaataaactaaatagttTAAActgaataatttattaaataggcaaaatactctttttggtcccttatgttaacctcggggttcattttggtcccttaacttcaaaaaatgTCATATTGATCCCTtcactcttcaaaaggtgtcattttagtcctttttgtcatattagcgactaatttagcgaccaatttttgagtttttccgtcgctaatgtgacaaaaaggactaaaatgacactttttgaagagttaagagaccaatatgacactttttgaagttaagggaccaaaatgaaccctgacgttaacataagggaccaaaaagagtatttttcctattaaatatataaatcatttaatagtaaaaaaaatactaattcaatagttatttaatatatttactgctaattaataattaaaaataattaattaataaataaagtttACAGGAATTAAAGGTTGCATTAAATATTTGTctgttaattaaatttttattttcatatttactttttttgttttgaaaaatatttaatatatttgttGCTAATCCAACACCAGGCAGTTCTTCTGAATTGGCAGATTCCTATTAGGGGCTCTCCCATGTATGTTGTTTGGCATAAGTTGAAGAGACTAATTCCTATTCTTAAGAGGTTTGGTAGACCTTTGGTTGGGCTCAAGAGGCAGCTGGAAGGTGCTAGGAAAGTTCTCCTGGAGGCCCAGAAGTCCCTTGCAGCTGATAGACATAACCCTGATCTCATTAGTCTAGTGAAGAAGCATACGGATCAGGTTCTTAACCTAGCAGAATTGGAGCATCTGGATATTAGCCAAAGGGCTAAAATTGACTGGATTATGGCAGGGGATGGCAATAACAAATACTTTTATGCCTCTATCAAACAAAGGCAGAAGCAAAATTGCATTAGATGTTTGAGCAAGGATGATGGGACTGTGGTTCATGAACAACAAGATATTGAGGCAGAGGTGTTGAGATACTATACTGAAATTATGGGTACTGCAGAGCTGACTCTTGAGGGAGTGAATATTCCTGCCCTTAGACAGGGAGCTCAACTGTCTTGTGACCAGAGGGAGTTCCTTATAAAACCTATCACTACGGAGAAAATTTATGAGGCTCTTAATGGTATTGGAGACAATAAAACCCCTGGCATTGATGGATTTGGAGCTAGGTTCTTTAAGAAGACATGGAACATTGTGGGTGATGATGTGTGTAGGGTTGTGCTGGATTTCTTTGCTCATGGAAGATTGCATCATGGTTTCAACACTGCAGTCATAACTCTCATCCCTAAGCATAGTTTGGCTAAGGCTGCTAAAGACTATAGGCCAATATCCTGTTGTACCACCATCTACATAATCATCTCTAAAGTTTTAACTGGAAGATTAGGATCTGTCTTGCCAACAACTATCTCTAAGAATCATGCTGCCTTTGTTAAGGGTCAACACTTGCAAGATCATGTTCTACTGGCTTATGAGTTAATCAGAGGGTATGAGAGGAAACATTCCACCCCAAAATGTATGATGCAGATTGACTTACAAAAGGCATACGATATGGTTGACTGGAAAGCCCTGGAAAGCATCTTGTTGGAGTTATGGGCCCCTACTAGATTTACTAAATGGATCATGCTGACTGTGTCTACTGTGTCCTACAGGTTTCATATTAATGGTGAGTACTCCCAAAGTATGTCTGCTAAGAGGGGGATCAGACAAGGTGACCCTTTGTCACCCCTCCTATTTGTTATTATGATGGAGTACCTCACTAGACTGCTCCTTCAACTTGACAATTTGCCCAGCTTCAAATATCATTCAAAGTGTGAGAGATTGAAGATCACTAGCCTGACCTTTGCTGATGACTTGCTGCTCTTTGCAAGAGGAGATATGAACTCTGTTGATCTGATTTTGGCTAAGGTTGGAGTATTCACAAAGTCCACAGGCCTGCACTTGAATCCTAATAAATGTTTCATATATTTTGGTGGAGTGGAGAATACCAATAGGGCTGCTATTAGAGAACACTCTGGTTTTAGGGAAGGTGTGTTGCCATTTAGGTATTTAGGTCTCCCTTTAACTAGTAGAAAGCTGGCTGCTAAGCATTACCTTGTGCTGATTGATAAAATTGTTCAGAAGGTCACACATTGGAGTTCTAAACTCCTTACATACGCGGGTAGAGTGCTGCTGATTAAGAGTGTTCTTTTTGCTGTGGTTAATTTCTAGATGCAAGTTTTGCCTATTCCCAAGGTAGTCCTTCACCGAATTGATGCTATTTATCGCAGTTTTTTATGGACAGGTGATAAAATTGTGTCTAGAAAAGCTCCCCTGGCCTGGAAGAAGGTGTGCAAGCCTAAAGCTTATGGAGACATGAGTATTATTGACCCGGATTCATGGAATAAGCTTTGTATGATCAAGCTCCTTTGGAATTTGCACAGGAAGGCAGACTCTCTCTGGATCAAGTGGACTCATGAATACTATTTGAAGAATGTTAATCTTATGCAGGTTCCCATCAAAGAGAGTTACTCTTGGATATTTAAGGAACCGCTCCATGCTAGACAGTTATACCATGAGCTGGATGTTTCCCATGCTGGTAGAGGTAATAAGATTCAATTGAAGAGCCTCTACTTAAAACTGCTAGTCATGGATGTGAAACCTGTGTGGAAACATTTGATGTTTGGTAATTTTGCTCGTCCTCGATCTGTGTTCATATTTTGGTTAGCCTGTAATGGGAGATTGGCAACGAAAGAGAGGATGAAGAGATTTGGTTTGCTCCAAGATGATAAATGTGTGTTCTGTTTGCAACAGGAAACTATTAATCACCTCTTCTTCTGCTGCAATCGACTGAGAATTATCTGGGAAAAAGTTCTACAATGGACCAATATTACTCACTCTCCTATGGATTGGGATAGTGAACTTGCTTGGGCTACTAGAAATTGCAAGGGCAGAAGTTGGAGAGCGACACTTTTGAAGAGTGCTATTACCGAAACTGTCTATGATGTGTGGAAAGTGAGGAATGAGATTGTGTTTGGACTGAGAAATCACATAGGTGACATTGATAAAGAGATTATAGATACTCTTGTGTATAGACTTTGGAATGCTAAGAAATATAGGAAACAGTTAGCAATGCTTATGCTATAGGTGTAGGCACATAGTTACTCTTGTTTTCTGGTTTTGTGTTTTGGCTGGATCGTGAGCGATCGCCGTGTATTgagtgttttttgaattaatcaaatttattgattcaaaaaaaaataataataatatgttatTGATAATTCAATAAGAAGAaatattataatttgttattattataataaataatttgctGCTTCtataaacatttaaaaaatattagtattttaaatatttcaactatttGATATATAGGTATTTGAATTTATCACTATTAATATTTCAAGTATTAATAGTTGAAATATCCATATagattatttagtttatttaataatgtatttatatattttaaaaatttcttgTAAAAAAACTCAACACAATAAATAATATGCTTATGTAATatatacattttaatttttaagtattgtatttatttaaagtattgaaaatattatcaatattacaataaataatatgtttaaatAATAAATGCATATGCATTGCAATTATGAAAGAAAAAATTGAAATGACTTAGTGGAGAGGTCATAAAGCTATGACCAAAGGATTTTGGGATCAAAACCTTATGggactattttttaaaaatttgctGTGCTATTATCAAACTACATggaattatcaaaaataaaataaaaagcttCCCAGCATTTTTGGAAAATTTGCTGCTATTATCAACTTCGCCACGTCAGCACCAAAGACTATTTAAACCTTAATTTTAAAACATAATCTAATGCGGTAAATGATGAGTTTTAATTGTTGTTTGTGTAACTGAGTTTGACGGTAAAATGAAATGCAGTTTAACCCCACCACCCTGAGCCCTCATCTTTTGCCCATTAACCCTGAAGGATGTGTTCAATCAATAGGGATATATGTGCAACGGAGGAGATTTTGTTGAACTGAATCACATCTTATTGTATTAGTTCTACTGATGCAGATGAAATTTTGACTAGTTGAAAGATGACAAAATAGATTCAGCTCATGAACTTCCAAAGCAGGTCGCTTCTGTATTTGAAAAGTCTGTCTTGATTCTCAACATGGAGGAAACCATTTTTTACTATAATAAACCTTTTACCAAATCAAAGAAGCTAGCCAAAATAAAGTTATTCTCCAAATAAACAACTTGTGGTCTCACAGGCAAATTTCAGACCCGTCCATTTTCCAAGCAACTTCACTTTTCTAATGCATTGTACCCTTCCTGAGAGCATCTTCAATGGTGATATTTTCTTTTGagttctccacctagacatgccacatcatagtaccattgcattgcaatgcaactatgaaaaaattgtggtacccaatcaaattagtttatgagataaagttgtgggcccaataataactttttagaattatacaattaaaataaaaattataaaaattattttaagatgatgtggctagtgggacccataaaaaacccaaaaatgggttacaccattggagatgctctgaTTTGCGAGGAGATTCGGGCACTGAATGTCATACTAAGTATAACATCAATTATTGTGTAACAATAATATTTAAGTCACAATAGCTTCTATTTAAGTATTAAATCTGTTACTGTATCCGAACAAAATGGTAGCTAACATACTATACTCATAATTTCATAAAATACAAAGCTTACATATTTACAAACTCTGCTAGTACAGTTTTCTTACAATACAATTGTAGAATTACAAAGATATTTTGTTTGAGGTGTTAACAATAAATTGCTTAACATAAAGTAGTACCTTCTTTATGTAAAATGATTGCTTAACATAAATTGCTTACACATTTCTGCAGAAGTATTATCAACCACGTTTTATGATGGTGTGCGGCTGATCTGAAGCCAATTAGGTCCCGTGTTGCTGGAGACAAGTTTTGAAGGATCATCAGAAACCTTAGCAAGGGAACGATACTGCAATTTTACACTCTCTGCATTGTCCAATGTCTTCACCACATACCTGTACATAAATAAGTCTTTTATTAACTGCAGAAGATTAAATTAGCTCCTTGAAAGCAACATTATGGCGTGCAAGTATATGCATGACAGAAACCATCAAACTATTCCTACCATGTCTCAATAGCAGATATTATTTTTAACACACTTAGATTTATAACATGACACATGTTATTTCAAAGTCTCAACCAAGCAATGTGCCCATAAGTTCAAAAGAAGTAAAGAAATTTATTTATCAACATCCACTATTTTTTCTAGGTACATCTAACCAGCTATAACAGTTTAACAAAAGTTTCAACTTCTGCAACTCAGCTCACAAAAGCACTGTAGCAATACACGGCGacattttgtaattttatttgggtttgaaGACGAAGTGGTATAACCACTAAAAACTAACACACAACTGTGGTCCCGGGCTTGAACTTTGATCTCAGTTGATGGTGTCCGACTTAACAATAAGGGTATTTGCAAGTTGAGTTAGGATTTCTAGACATTTTGTAAGAAAATTATTTCAGAGACATCTTGGATACAAAATCCTCAACCTATTAAATCTATCAGGTCAGTTTTATTAGTCAATAAATAAATTGGCATGTTACAATATTTactatatattattaataataaaaataaacatggcAAATCAAGATTTGATATTGACTACGAGAGAAAAAGTTGTTAAGTTACAGACCACCCATTCAGGCATTGTGTTGTTACAATAGCTTCCCTTCCAACAAAGCGTTGTGGTGTCCTTTTGTTTCCCTGATCAATATTCTCTTCAATTACTTCGAGTCAattttaaaaatgtaaataacTTTTAGAAGTAGTTTCCACTCTCGAGGGTTTTTAAATACTACCTTTATGATAACCCTGTCTGTCACAGCAAATGGAAATTGAACACCTCTGTTCCTTGGTGGTTCAAAAACAGCACACTCTCCTAAACCACCCTGTCGTGAATATATATcgttaaaaaatgaaagatgtCAAGGTAAGTAACTAAAGCAAACTAGGTGgttcttgattttcctttcatATGTCTGAGTTTCTATATGAAGGTTTAAACATGTTTGGGCAATGGGATATACACCTGATCaaatctttctcttcttcttttggaTGACCGGTAAAATTGTGATTCCTCTTCCCGACGGTACGCCTGCACAGCAGCTTGAAGTGCTGTAAAGGAAGGCAACATGACAGAAAGAAATGCgagaaaaaaaaatcagaataTTCCAACAAAATATTACCAAGTATTATACTACATTATTAAATTATCTAAGAGTATCCAATATATGTTTTAGACCATATCTTATTTAAGAAAAATTAGTTGAATCTATACGCTATTGACTTACAAAGATTTGgagatattgattcctccagtgtGGGATGAGAGCAAGTACAACAAGCTTTctgaaaaacgaaaaaaacaaTGCATCACTGCTGTATATTAGCTACTAGCTAGTTGACTGCGTGTGACGTCTAAATGTAAATTTATAAAAGCGGTATGTATATCTCTGAAATTTTCTACAGCATACTGCAGGCAAATCCACAACCCAAACATATACAGATGTGAATGAAAAACATATACATTCAAATTTCTAGTCCATGAACAATATAGATGGATAGATATACTCCCAAGGAAAATTTAAATTATCTACTAATCCTCGAGAATCATAAGTTGAATTTGATTCTTACAACAAGAAAAGTATGAAATAAAGCTACATACAAATCAGTTAAAACTAGAGGGATTATCACTTCACAAGAAGCCCAATATTCATGTCAGCAAATGCCCAACCAAAAAAACCGGCCTGTTAGATCATTTCATTAATACTTGATACAACCTAAGAACACATATGTCACAGGGTCACAGCAGCACCAGCAAATCGCAACACCCTCAAACATATATATCAAGACTCAACAATACCGCTGCTCTTTTATGTTTTTAGTATATATTCTTACTGTGTAGCATTCTTCTTCTACTACTACTGTTTGCGATTCTACCCTCCTTTCTCCtccctcctcctcctcctgcCGTGGTCAGAAGGCACCTTGCGATGCAAAGCTCGGCTATTATTGGGCGAGTATGCGAGGGAGGAAAGCTGTAGGAAACAGTGAGAAAGTACAAGTTACCATCCAATCATTTTTGGGATTTTACTTCCCCTCTCATGTTATACGCGCTATTCTACATTTTTAGCCCCACATAGCCATAGCAACAAATCTGTaaaggtattttgggtttttgaaaaaatCCTCTAGCGCACTGCACACTCCATGCGCGAAACAGCTGTTTCTAGCTGCACCACCCTATATACGATGCACCAGGGAGCATAGTCATAGCAATGCCCTGCTCTGCCAAAATAGTGCCTTATTTGCCTCTATTAACAACCTAACATACAATGTCCATTCTCGTTTAATAAAGTTTTATAGACTTTTATCGATTCTTAAATTTGAACTTTTGATCAATGCTTGATTAACATTCAGTTCCTATCTTCTCCTAACACAATCAATAGTTTTCCATATTCTCAAAGAAGGAAATTTAGAATTTGTTGGAGACAAATACTGGTTCGAAATGTCATTAGTAGCTTTGAGAGTCCTGCCATTCTACTGTATAGAGGCGTATATTTGAGAAAGAGGCTGAAAATTACCAGATCCATAGTTATTAACATTTTTCAGAAGAGTAGTCACACAAAAGGACAGTCTGAAAATTATGGCATTTTGATGGCTTAGAACCCACCATTCTAATAACATGCTGTACTCCACCTCCGCCAAAAGAATGTCCACAAGGTAATATCATTGCATCATCCATAAGAGTTCCACTGTATTTTAAGAAGATGAATCAAAAACAAAAAGTACAAGTCTGAAGATGAAACACAAGAGAGTAGAAACATACCCCCCAAAAAAACATAAGTAACATACAAGATACCAACAGAATAAACTTATGTGATCCCTATACTTGCAAAGGAGATGGATGTAAAAATACCAAATTAGATTTTCATGTTCTGCATCATCAGATTTAAGCATTTGATtaagagaataaaaaaattaaggaaATCCTAACAATAAGATTGACACAGACTTTTACATCAGGGATCAATTGATGCCAATAGATAATCTCAATAGGTTGGAAGTACATGGTTTTGTAAATAATatgaattcaaacttttttttatCCATCACTATACAAGCTTATGCAGGATAATAACTCCAAATTTAAAAGCAATACTTTCTTGTAAAGAGAAGGGGAGAGATGATTACAAAGAAAGTAACATCTATGATTTCTAAGAACAGGCGCATGAGAATGGAAATATGGCGCACAATATCATTCAGTTGAAAACTTTAATTTTACAGACCATCACAGTGCAAAATTGATTCAATCAAAAGCAAAAATTATTCAAATCATATTGCTTAACAATCATAGCATAAAACATAAAGCCTACTAGTACTACACACTAAAACCCTTTCTTAATGAACTGAGAGAGACTTACGTAACAGGATCTGAAAGAATTGCCCTCAATGACTCCCCTGACTCGCTTGAATACACAGCATTCTTTCTTCCACTAAACCCACAACCATTGTCATCCACCATAACTTTCTGTACAGAAGGCGACCCTTCCGTACCTTGAAGATAGTGGGAATAATACTCCTCACAATCAGCTTCAGCAACAGTTGCAGAATTCTGAGTTTTACCGAATCTTTCTCGCTGATGATCTCCACCAACACTATCACTCGCATGGTTATGCACCAACTGTACAATCTCACCGTCCTTTCCCAACATCTCTCTACCAGAAACTACAATTCAAACATAACCAAAAACAAACAACTAACAATGTAAAGTTTACATTCTGAAACTCAAACGGAACTTTTGAATATGTTTCAAAGCTAATAATGGCACAAAAAACAATTGCTTCGTCCGTTCATACCATAAGGGGAATGATGCTGGGATTTTCCAATTACAACTCCGACGCCGCTGTTATTGTTAACATCAATTATTGCATTTGAACTCCGGTTGCTCCCGTCGCCGATACTGACGCCTTCGCCGCCATCTTCGCCTTCATCGTCATCTTCATCGTCTTCTCCGTCCGAATCGTCGCTACTGGAAGTTCCGGCGCTCCAGTTCAGTACATCTGAAGTATCCCTATGGTCGGACCGATCAGCAAAAACGTTGCGGCGGAACTCGGCGCCCTGGGAGGTGAAAAAGCGATCGCGATTTACAGTGAACATCTTGTCGTCAATGAAACCGCCAACTTCCCGGGGTTTAAGAACCGGATCGCCGACCTGCCGCGGTGGTGCACCGTCGCAGTTGAAGCGTAAAGTGTCGTCTTGGAAGACGAGGGGGGAAGTGAGGCCGTTTTCGATTCTCTGATCAGGACCGAGATTGATGTCATCGGAGGACATGGTGCAAAACGCGAAGCTTGGGTTATTGGAATGGTGAAGAGGAAGAATTAGGGTTTGGAGACAGTGTTGGATCTAAAACGGTGACGTTTTTCATTGTAATTCATGTGCGCGCGCTATGTTGTGAGTTGGGACACTGGTAGCGCGTCTTTGATTCCACATGCCGATCGAGCTTCAGAACGACGTCGTAGAACACTTTGGGAACATCATAATTTCCTCAAAAGAATTCTTATattttaacaaattaaaaatatttttttctacaaATATCATAATCATCACTTTTCTACCCAacatttaagaaaaaataaaagtgtAAGTTTCATATTCAggattttaaaaatatcataatcGTCAATGTTCTacgaaacaattttaaaaaataataagctgatttgattctattttcttttttaaaatttttgattaatttttattttgaattttaaaataaagtggTGATCGAAGATGGTGGCAAGAAGTGGTGGTTGATGGTAGCCGCGTCGGTGGTTAAAAGGGTGGTTGTCGATAGTCAATGTTAGTTAGATGGACGGTAATTGAAGTGATGGTCGGCAATCATTCACGACGGTGTcttaactttaaaataaaaacgtGAATA
Encoded proteins:
- the LOC131661190 gene encoding U-box domain-containing protein 62-like isoform X1, with product MSSDDINLGPDQRIENGLTSPLVFQDDTLRFNCDGAPPRQVGDPVLKPREVGGFIDDKMFTVNRDRFFTSQGAEFRRNVFADRSDHRDTSDVLNWSAGTSSSDDSDGEDDEDDDEGEDGGEGVSIGDGSNRSSNAIIDVNNNSGVGVVIGKSQHHSPYVSGREMLGKDGEIVQLVHNHASDSVGGDHQRERFGKTQNSATVAEADCEEYYSHYLQGTEGSPSVQKVMVDDNGCGFSGRKNAVYSSESGESLRAILSDPVTGTLMDDAMILPCGHSFGGGGVQHVIRMKACCTCSHPTLEESISPNLSLQAAVQAYRREEESQFYRSSKRRRERFDQGGLGECAVFEPPRNRGVQFPFAVTDRVIIKGNKRTPQRFVGREAIVTTQCLNGWYVVKTLDNAESVKLQYRSLAKVSDDPSKLVSSNTGPNWLQISRTPS
- the LOC131661190 gene encoding U-box domain-containing protein 62-like isoform X2, whose translation is MSSDDINLGPDQRIENGLTSPLVFQDDTLRFNCDGAPPRQVGDPVLKPREVGGFIDDKMFTVNRDRFFTSQGAEFRRNVFADRSDHRDTSDVLNWSAGTSSSDDSDGEDDEDDDEGEDGGEGVSIGDGSNRSSNAIIDVNNNSGVGVVIGKSQHHSPYVSGREMLGKDGEIVQLVHNHASDSVGGDHQRERFGKTQNSATVAEADCEEYYSHYLQGTEGSPSVQKVMVDDNGCGFSGRKNAVYSSESGESLRAILSDPVTKLVVLALIPHWRNQYLQIFAYRREEESQFYRSSKRRRERFDQGGLGECAVFEPPRNRGVQFPFAVTDRVIIKGNKRTPQRFVGREAIVTTQCLNGWYVVKTLDNAESVKLQYRSLAKVSDDPSKLVSSNTGPNWLQISRTPS